One Gemmatimonas sp. DNA window includes the following coding sequences:
- a CDS encoding anion permease has protein sequence MRRLRIALPLFAGLGLALLAPPDGLAPHAWRYFAVFVTVILALITEPLPAAAVGWIGVTFVAVTGVLFSPAQHADSAFKAPAEAIKWALAGFSNATVWLIFGAFVFSLGYEKTGLGRRIALVLVRRLGGRTLGLGYAITLADLVLAPFTPSNTARSAGAVYPIIRNITALYGAGPDEAPRKIGAYLMWVAFASTCVTSAMFVTALAPNLLLVNIVRDRVGIGITWTQWALGFLPIGVPLLAALPWLIFRLFPPEITSSAEVPAWAARELVAMGRVTRAERIMAGLVGLALGSWIFAGRWIDPTTTALAVIALLLITRTITWDDLVAHKAAWNILAWFATLVALADGLSRVGFISWFGQRAATVLSGYPPTFVMLMLVVVFFLIHYLFASLTAHTTALLPVVLAAGAAVPDLPLQPFVLLLGYSLGLMGVLTPYATGPAPVYYACGFLDRRDFWRLGLVFGAMFLAALLALGAWMLVMI, from the coding sequence ATGAGGCGGTTGCGGATCGCGCTGCCGCTGTTCGCCGGACTCGGGCTGGCGCTGCTGGCGCCACCCGACGGACTCGCGCCGCACGCATGGCGCTACTTCGCGGTCTTCGTCACGGTGATCCTCGCGCTCATCACCGAGCCATTGCCTGCCGCCGCGGTCGGATGGATCGGCGTGACGTTCGTTGCCGTCACCGGCGTCCTGTTTTCGCCGGCACAGCATGCGGATTCCGCGTTCAAGGCACCGGCCGAAGCGATCAAGTGGGCGCTGGCTGGTTTCTCCAACGCCACCGTCTGGCTGATTTTCGGCGCGTTCGTCTTTTCGCTCGGCTACGAGAAAACGGGACTCGGCCGCCGCATTGCGCTGGTGCTCGTGAGAAGGCTTGGCGGGCGGACGCTCGGCCTCGGGTACGCAATCACACTCGCGGATCTGGTCCTCGCGCCGTTCACGCCGTCCAACACGGCGCGCAGTGCGGGTGCGGTCTATCCGATCATCAGGAACATTACGGCGCTCTACGGCGCGGGCCCTGACGAAGCGCCGCGCAAGATCGGCGCGTACCTGATGTGGGTGGCCTTCGCCAGCACCTGCGTGACGAGTGCCATGTTCGTCACCGCGCTCGCACCGAACCTCCTCCTCGTCAACATCGTTCGGGATCGCGTCGGGATCGGGATCACGTGGACGCAATGGGCCCTCGGATTTCTTCCGATTGGCGTTCCCCTGCTGGCGGCGCTGCCCTGGCTCATCTTCCGGCTGTTTCCACCGGAGATCACGTCAAGCGCAGAGGTCCCCGCGTGGGCAGCCCGGGAACTGGTGGCGATGGGGCGCGTGACGCGTGCTGAACGAATCATGGCGGGGCTGGTCGGTCTGGCGCTCGGGTCATGGATCTTCGCCGGTCGCTGGATCGACCCCACAACGACCGCACTTGCCGTGATCGCGCTGCTCCTGATCACTCGCACGATCACCTGGGATGATCTGGTCGCGCACAAGGCGGCGTGGAACATCCTCGCCTGGTTCGCCACGCTGGTGGCGCTCGCCGACGGCCTCAGCCGAGTGGGGTTCATCAGCTGGTTCGGGCAGCGTGCAGCCACGGTGCTGTCCGGGTATCCGCCGACCTTCGTGATGTTGATGCTCGTCGTGGTGTTCTTCCTGATCCACTATCTCTTTGCCAGTCTCACCGCGCACACCACCGCACTGCTGCCCGTCGTGCTGGCCGCCGGTGCAGCCGTGCCCGATCTGCCGCTGCAACCGTTCGTGCTGCTGCTTGGCTACTCACTCGGACTGATGGGTGTGCTGACGCCATATGCCACTGGACCAGCGCCGGTGTATTACGCTTGCGGTTTTCTCGATCGCCGTGATTTCTGGCGCCTTGGGCTGGTGTTCGGCGCGATGTTCCTCGCCGCGTTGCTGGCGCTGGGAGCGTGGATGCTGGTGATGATATGA
- a CDS encoding tartrate dehydrogenase, translated as MSHHYRIASIPGDGIGVEVLPEGMRVVEAVCRRHAITVTWEHKPWASCAWYAAHGEMMPPDWRTQLLDTDAIFFGAVGWPATVPDHVSLWGSLLRFRREFDQYVNLRPVKLMPGIPSPLAGRVPGEIDFYVVRENTEGEYSSIGGRIFEGTDRETVIQETVMTRTGVDRVLKFAFELAQRRPKRHLTSATKSNGISITMPYWDERVVAMAAHYPDVRVDKYHIDILTAHFVRHPDWFDVVVASNLFGDILSDLGPACTGTIGIAPSANINPERRFPSLFEPVHGSAPDIAGRGIANPIGMIWSGALMLEHLGHAEAAAEVLQAIERVLSDPQAPRTPDMGGTAGTAEVGRAIAAML; from the coding sequence ATGAGCCATCACTATCGCATTGCCAGCATCCCCGGCGACGGCATCGGCGTGGAAGTTCTGCCGGAAGGCATGCGGGTCGTCGAGGCCGTGTGCCGACGCCATGCCATCACGGTGACGTGGGAGCACAAGCCGTGGGCCAGTTGTGCGTGGTACGCCGCGCACGGCGAGATGATGCCGCCGGACTGGCGCACGCAGTTGCTCGACACCGATGCGATCTTCTTCGGCGCGGTGGGCTGGCCGGCTACCGTGCCGGACCATGTATCGCTCTGGGGCAGCCTGCTGCGCTTCCGGCGGGAATTCGACCAGTATGTGAACCTGCGCCCGGTGAAACTGATGCCGGGCATTCCGTCACCCCTCGCTGGGCGGGTGCCGGGTGAGATCGACTTCTATGTCGTGCGCGAGAACACCGAGGGCGAATACTCCAGTATCGGTGGACGCATCTTCGAGGGAACGGACCGCGAGACGGTCATTCAGGAAACCGTGATGACGCGGACGGGCGTGGATCGGGTACTGAAGTTCGCGTTCGAGCTGGCGCAGCGACGCCCGAAGCGGCACCTGACCTCCGCCACCAAGAGCAACGGCATCTCGATCACCATGCCGTATTGGGACGAGCGCGTGGTCGCGATGGCGGCGCACTACCCCGATGTGCGCGTGGACAAGTACCACATCGACATTCTGACGGCGCACTTCGTGCGGCATCCCGACTGGTTCGACGTCGTGGTGGCGAGCAATCTCTTCGGCGACATTCTCTCCGATCTGGGCCCGGCGTGCACCGGCACCATCGGCATTGCGCCGAGTGCGAACATCAATCCCGAGCGGCGCTTTCCCTCGCTCTTCGAACCCGTGCATGGATCGGCGCCGGACATCGCCGGTCGCGGGATTGCGAATCCGATCGGCATGATCTGGTCGGGAGCACTGATGCTCGAACACCTTGGCCACGCTGAGGCGGCGGCTGAGGTGTTGCAGGCGATCGAGCGCGTGCTATCTGACCCACAGGCGCCGCGCACGCCCGACATGGGTGGCACTGCCGGCACCGCAGAGGTCGGACGGGCGATCGCGGCCATGCTATGA
- a CDS encoding alpha/beta hydrolase, which produces MTVPGDPSPNVAADALRDLPARRVRVGTGPDAITLNVRVGSETGPPVLLLHGHPQTHLMWHRLWPLLAPHFTLVAPDLRGYGDSDKPAGSADHATYSKRVMAADLVALMESLGHHRFLVVAHDRGARVAHRLAMDDPARVRAMVLLDIAPTLAMYEQTSDAFARAYWHWFFLIQPAPLPEALIGSNGARYVRSILGGRHAGLGPFPADVLAEYERCASDPATIHAICEDYRASAGIDLVHDRDDRTDGRQLRVPLRVLWGQHGVVARCFDVLHEWQRVAEAVEGRALDCGHYLAEEAPDALSSEILPFLTTHAH; this is translated from the coding sequence ATGACAGTGCCTGGCGACCCATCCCCGAACGTGGCCGCTGATGCGTTGCGCGATCTTCCCGCGCGGCGCGTCAGGGTGGGCACCGGGCCGGATGCGATCACGCTGAATGTGCGTGTCGGCAGCGAGACGGGGCCACCCGTGCTCCTGTTGCATGGTCATCCGCAGACGCACCTGATGTGGCATCGCCTGTGGCCTTTGCTGGCGCCGCACTTCACACTGGTTGCACCTGATCTGCGTGGGTACGGCGACTCCGATAAACCCGCCGGCTCCGCCGATCACGCGACGTACAGCAAGCGCGTCATGGCCGCTGACCTCGTCGCACTCATGGAATCGCTCGGCCACCATCGGTTTCTCGTGGTCGCGCACGATCGGGGCGCGCGGGTGGCACACCGCCTCGCGATGGACGATCCGGCGCGCGTGCGTGCGATGGTGCTGCTCGACATCGCGCCGACACTGGCGATGTACGAACAGACGAGCGACGCGTTCGCTCGCGCCTACTGGCACTGGTTTTTTCTCATTCAGCCAGCCCCGTTGCCTGAAGCGTTGATCGGTTCGAACGGGGCGCGCTACGTACGCAGCATTCTGGGCGGCCGGCACGCCGGTCTGGGCCCATTTCCCGCCGACGTGCTTGCCGAATACGAACGGTGCGCGAGCGACCCGGCCACGATCCACGCCATCTGCGAGGACTACCGTGCATCCGCCGGCATCGACCTCGTCCACGACCGTGATGACCGCACGGATGGTCGCCAGCTGCGCGTGCCGCTCCGGGTCCTCTGGGGACAGCACGGCGTCGTGGCGCGGTGCTTCGATGTGCTCCACGAGTGGCAACGCGTGGCCGAAGCGGTTGAAGGACGTGCACTCGATTGCGGCCACTACCTGGCGGAAGAGGCACCTGATGCACTCTCCTCCGAGATCCTGCCATTCCTGACGACCCACGCGCACTGA